A DNA window from Castanea sativa cultivar Marrone di Chiusa Pesio chromosome 7, ASM4071231v1 contains the following coding sequences:
- the LOC142643231 gene encoding uncharacterized protein LOC142643231, whose amino-acid sequence MDQLLESKGKSGDLVAANLGEKEQILKEKEVGDQQKEQQAEMKRLQHFFHQEHPLVFNEDRIYQRSCIGCREPILGPGYSCKECMFYWHHKSCAELPLGLLHHPLHPLHPLILFPEWKNHPEGEKSNCDVCKEKRGGYYYFCYRCNFKLHIKCGSLAPATEAPEVHHHPLIPLWRWMMFTCDLCGKEDKGMPYVCTPCGFFIHRRCDGFPGRLKVIRHNHPLNLIHSLELHQSNSQLCQLCFLKVDTNYGLYYCSRCDFAAHLHCAMSWRNRENINLLEFKEESAESKAMLENEDSKLHQSVDSEICKVIKTAVGEDGIEIATEIRHFSHGHHLKLTDEVPNNKICNGCVRAILTPSFYSCVNCSFFLHISCTKLPKIKQHPLHRHPLTLVYKKTFNECDACSQFCNGLYYECDKCYYPIDFHCSLISNTLTHACHKHLLYLSITNYEQKCSICGSENDQVFRCTTCEFVLDFKCATVPQTAWYNQHEHPFTLRYTPEDDSGEYYCDICEEERDPKQWFYYCEDCSYPAHSECILGEYPNVKRNPYTSSLFRDAAP is encoded by the exons ATGGATCAACTGCTTGAGTCAAAAGGCAAAAGTGGTGACTTAGTGGCAGCAAATTTAGGTGAAAAGGAGCAGATCCTGAAAGAGAAAGAGGTTGGAGACCAACAAAAAGAACAACAAGCTGAG ATGAAGCGGCTTCAACATTTTTTTCATCAGGAGCATCCGTTGGTCTTCAACGAAGACAGAATTTACCAAAGAAGTTGTATTGGGTGCCGAGAACCAATATTGGGTCCTGGCTATAGTTGTAAAGAATGCATGTTCTACTGGCATCATAAATCATGTGCGGAACTACCCCTTGGGTTGCTGCACCATCCCTTGCACCCATTACATCCTCTTATTCTCTTTCCCGAATGGAAAAATCATCCTGAGGGAGAAAAGAGCAATTGTGATGTCTGCAAAGAAAAACGTGGGGgatactattatttttgttaccGATGCAACTTTAAGCTTCACATCAAATGTGGTTCTTTAGCGCCCGCCACGGAAGCACCTGAAGTCCACCACCACCCATTGATTCCCTTATGGAGGTGGATGATGTTCACTTGTGACCTTTGTGGCAAAGAAGACAAGGGTATGCCCTATGTGTGTACCCCTTGTGGTTTCTTCATTCATAGAAGATGTGATGGCTTCCCAGGCAGACTCAAAGTCATACGGCACAATCACCCCCTCAACCTCATCCATTCTCTTGAACTCCATCAATCCAACTCCCAATTATGTCAACTCTGTTTTCTAAAAGTGGACACAAACTATGGCCTTTACTATTGCTCCAGATGCGATTTCGCTGCCCATCTCCATTGTGCTATGAGCTGGCGAAACAGGGAGAACATAAATTTGCTGGAATTTAAAGAGGAGTCCGCCGAGTCAAAAGCTATGCTGGAAAATGAAGATTCAAAGCTCCATCAATCTGTTGACTCAGAAATTTGCAAAGTCATAAAAACTGCTGTGGGGGAGGACGGAATTGAAATTGCCACAGAAATCAGACACTTTAGCCATGGGCATCACTTAAAGCTTACTGATGAGGTtccaaataacaaaatttgCAACGGGTGTGTACGAGCTATTCTCACTCCATCTTTTTATAGTTGTGTCAATTGTAGCTTCTTTCTTCATATATCTTGCACTaaattacccaaaataaaacaaCACCCACTTCATCGACACCCACTCACCCTcgtttataaaaaaacatttaatgaATGTGATGCCTGTTCGCAGTTTTGCAATGGCTTATACTATGAGTGTGATAAATGCTACTACCCTATCGATTTTCATTGTAGTTTGATCTCAAATACCCTTACTCATGCCTGTCATAAGCATCTTCTTTACCTCTCAATCACAAACTATGAACAGAAGTGTAGTATTTGTGGTTCTGAAAATGACCAAGTGTTCCGTTGTACCACTTGTGAATTTGTTCTAGACTTCAAATGTGCTACAGTACCACAAACCGCATGGTACAACCAACATGAGCATCCCTTCACTCTACGTTATACTCCTGAAGATGACTCTGGTGAATATTACTGTGACATCTGTGAAGAAGAACGAGACCCCAAGCAATGGTTCTACTACTGTGAAGATTGCAGTTATCCTGCTCATTCCGAATGTATTCTTGGGGAATACCCAAATGTCAAAAGAAACCCATATACTAGCTCTCTGTTTAGAGATGCTGCACCTTAA